Part of the Falco cherrug isolate bFalChe1 chromosome 1, bFalChe1.pri, whole genome shotgun sequence genome, TGGCGGTGCCAAGTCCCGCACCTACgtgctggcagcagagagcCAGGCTGCCATGGAGTCGTGGGTGAAGTCGCTCTCACGAGCCAGCTTTGACTACATGCGCCTGGTGGTGCGGGcactggagaagcagctggaggagatgcGCTGGGGaccagctggtggctgcagtggctgccAGGGCTTGCCCGGCTCCTGGAAGCCGAAGCCCATGGGGCTGGAGCGGTCCCCAGAGCGGTTGCCGGCTCTGCCCACTGTCCTGCCAAAGGAGAATGGCTGCGCAGTGTGGAACAATGTGCCGGGAGCGGACCGGCTGCCCGGTGCCTCTGGCTGCACCAGGCACGATAGCGAGGGGAACCTGCGGCCACCACCGCTGCCACCGCGCAGGCGGGCATCAAGCAGTGAGGCAGGCAGTGCCAGAGTGGCTGCAGCGGAAAGCCTGTCCACCTTCTGCCAACTCCATGAGCAGTATGGCCGGGAGGTGGCCCAGCTGCGGCAGGACTGGCTGGAGAGGCGGCGTGGCCCCCGGCCCTGAGAGgtggctgagccctggggacctTCCAGGACCCGATGATCATCCTTGGTGCTGCCTCAGTCCTCTCCTCACTCTGGGATGTGCAGCCTTGTCCATGGCTGTGATGGACACCTGCTGATGGTGCCACAGAGGGCCCAGCACTGAGGGACACCAGTGTGCTCTGTGATGGTGAAATGCCAGCCTGGCACTGGTGGCAGCTGGGCTCAGCGTGCCACCAGCCAGCCATGAaatcccagggctgctggggctgccagctcTCAGGCATCTCGTGATCTCAGGCATCTTGCAGGGGTGCATGCCACTGGCCATGCCTCGGTGCGGGGTGGCCCATCCAGCGCAAGCAAGCTACAAACCACTTGCTGGCTGATGCCTCCTGAGAATCAGCCACTGCACTGGGTCTGGTAGGGCCTCTTGATGCTCTTGCAGCAGGATCATGCACCAGCAATGCTTTTGGAGGAGGATTTTGATGGCATGTCACCCACCTGAGCCTCTGCACCGTTTTTCACAGCCGGGGAGCCTGCTactgccttcccctccctgcccaacACAAGTGATTGGCTGAGGTCAGCTGAGCTCCACCAgatccctctgctccagcaggatgtggtttgcaaatgaaaatatcagTGAGCGCAGTCCTTCCTTAATGGCAGCAGCACGGCAtgtcccagctgcctggggagctggtGATACCCAGCCCTGGGTGTTCTGCATAGGGTGATGGCTGCTTGCAGCCCAGCCAGTGAAACCATGGAGGGGACAGATGCAAGGAGAACACAGAAACTGCAGGCACTGCCTCACCGGGTGGATATTTCAAGTCAGAGCATCATCCCCAGGCTGGCTTGTGAAGGGGAAGCATCGCTTGCGGTGGTGAGCAGGAACATATGTGTCAGCAGCGGAGCGTGTCGAATGATTCATGTGCTAAACCAGAGTGAAGCTGGTGTCTCATACCGGTGCTTCTCTTCCCCCAGTGGTTTATATCAACACTAAAGCTGCTGGCCTGGAGGTGGGATGACCTACCATAGGTCTGGGGGGAGCAGACAGGGCACCACAGGCTTGGGCTGGGTGGCTCTGGTTCCCTTTGACCCCTTGGGACAGGCACCAGATTTTGTTTGTTACAATAAAAGTTGTTTCAGAAATTCCCTTCTGGCCCTGGTTCTTGTTTGCACCTTTaagcccctggggaggggggcccAGGTAGGAATTAACTATACAATTTCATTCCCTTTCTGTCCCCACCGAGTGGGACACGGCCAGTGCCAGGGATTTGCAGTGGCCTGGAGCCCCACATCTGCCCACAGGGATGGGTGGGATGGGTGGAAAGGAAGGGGTGGGATGAGTTGGTGCCACCCTGAGAATATCACGATTCAGTGCCAGGGTGGTCCCACGGCAGGGACAGCACAGTTCTGCCCTCCCTGATGGCTTAAGCAGCCAGGCACAGGTGACTGACATGGGGTTTGGGCATTGGAAAAGAGCTGGGAGACTGGGAGCAAAACCCTCCAGCAGTTTCACTGGTGGAAATAGTACTGGGTGCCCCAGCATGACTTGCTGGTGCATTACAGCCTTAATGGGATGTTACAACCACCCCTCCAAACCCCAGGTTACAGGCTGCACTGCGTGATGCCAACCAGGTTTGGGTGCCCATGGCGAGGTGGCCCTGTGCTCTTGGTGGGACATCCCCAGACCTCTGCCAAGAGGTCTTAGCCAGGGACAAAATATCTATCCTCTTGCCAGGGCAGGTGTCGGTGCTGTGCAGGGATCGGGAAACCTGCCCTTGAGGAGATGGCCAACATGACCCCATGTGCCTGCCCGCAACACCCCACCTGCATGAACACCCCAGTTTCTTGCTGAAGTGGGGTTCTGCAGCAGGTTGGGAGGGGGGGAACGCCTCttagggaaactgaggcatgaaGCCAGCTGGGGTCACTTGCTTGCTGAGAGCACTGCAGAACATggagccctgctcccagccaggcaTGGCACCCTGCTACGTATTTCAGCATTTGGAGCGGTACCGAGGACAGGCGCAGCTACACCCGCAGCATCCAGATGGTTAACGTGACCCCATCAGTCGGCTGCAGAGGAAGATGCTGGTTTCCatggcagccagcccagcttcTCCAGACATTCagatattcattaaaaataaatccttcccAACATGTTAGCTGACAAACAAGCTTAAACAGATACGCAACATATGGATTTATTAATTCATCAAATGCAAACAGCCCTGCCTCGTGTCAGAAGCTGCAAGCTTGCCTGGCGATGGCCAGTTCTGAAGAAGTGCTGGGGTGTGGCTCCATCCCGCAATACTGAACCGAACCTCATGCTGGAGGATGCTGAGCTACCCTGGGGGCAGGAGCAAACCTGCAGCAGGGATGAGCACAGGACTTCCACAGGGCAGGATCATACCCTGAGCTGGACTAGCCCCATTGAACACCCCTTCtctcccccgtcccccccccaaCCACCAGGAGATAATTTATGGCAGTGAGAGCTCACGAACCCAAAGCAAGGCTGCGACTTCCAAGGGAGCCAACATCAACCCAGGCGCTGCGCGAAGCTGAGGAGCTCCCATCCCAGCCGCCTCCAGACAAAACACACCCCAGGGCCAGAGTCGTATCCAACTTCTGTATTTAGTGGCTCTTTACAGAACTTGTTCCTTCCAAAATTGTTAAACAAAGTTCATCGATCTCATAGAAACTTTTGAAGTACAGTACATGAGCCTAACAAAAACGTGATTGGTATGTCCCGCTAGCTTTAATACAACAGGATTGCCGTCTTCAAGACTATCCTAAGTGCTTCCTCAAATCCCGTTCCACTAAAGCTCCTGCTAGCACATGACGGAGACGAGCAGTCAATGGTCGCGCCTCGACCTTCTGCAGCGCGGTGGCAAGGGAAGAGCGGCCGCGGGCAAGCTGGGgcttgctggggcagggcaggcgggcaagcagagctgtgccttcACAAAAGCCACTTTTAGCATCGCTCATCGACTACCAcccaaatataaaaataccttCTATTCTGATAAAAATGTATACAGTGGAAAATTAGTCAATGCATAGCCTCGAAGCCTGGCGGGGGAGCCCTCCCAGCGGTGGTGGCCTTGGTGGGTGATGGCTGATGCTATGCGGGCAGGGAACAGGGCAgaccagcccagcactggccacCCCCCATCTTTTAAAGGCATTTCATTAGCAGAAGctggctggcagtgctgggggcagggaggcggCGGGGAACACGCCAGGATGGTGCCACTGCTGAGCTCCTGCGCAGGGTCAGCCCTGCAAAGCCAAAGCTTGATGGTACTTTGCCCAATTCAGGTTTGAGCTTGCCCAGTTCAGGCAGGAGCCTGTCACAACACCCTGGGGCTCATCCTGGCTTCAGCGGCAGCCCCTGTCTGAGGACATGGCTGCAATGAGGGGATGCTCATCCTGCCCGGGCACTCTCCCTAGGGAAAAGTGCTTCAGCCGCAAGAGCTGGCTGTgatgctgggagcagccccgAGCAGGGTTTGGCCCCCTGTGAGTAGGCAGCTCATAATTTTTTGGATGCTCGTCCCCAAGCACTGGTGCCCCAGGGGCAAAGCTCCAAGgcttcatctctttttctttcccaaacgATGGCAGAACGTGGGGAACCGGGATCTCATAGATGTCCATCCCCAGCGAGCCAGAGCCATCCCCGAGCATCACATGTGGGTACCTCTTCCCACCTCGCTCCCAAAATCACAAGCACAGGTTGCTTGCATAGCTTTTGCCttattttgttctcttcctggggagctggcaggagccGTGCTGTGCCGTATCAGGGCTGCCACTGGTCACTGGCTGGAGGAAGCGCGAAGGACGGCGTTCGGACCATGCTACATCTTGTTCCAGAAGGCTATTGCAGACATTTCTACAACATATACAACCGCACGGGACATTCTGTGTTACAAAGGTTTTCAAAAAACATAAACCACCAGAACTAAATACATACTCGATGGCATCAGGGTTTTTGCTTTAGAGTCTTCAGGGACTATGACGCAGTCTCTGGCTGGGGCAGAAGCGATGCAGTGTCTTACAGACAGAGGTGGAAACTGCTCGGCAAGAGTTTATTAAATTTGGTCAGTCTCATAGTGCTTCTTGATGGCTTTGCTCAGTAAGtctttctgtggtttgttttttttttcttgtttgtttttaatctcaTCCAGTGGCAAACTACAAGACTTCAGTGTACATTTAATGACACGACTGCTACATCATCCTGATTTTATAGCTATCTTTAATATCAAAGCAGCTTAAGCTGTTAATAAATTCCAAAGTatccttttattaaaatatctaaaagaggtctataaatattttttgtttgtttttttttttctttttttcttttcttttctaaaattgttcccagtttttcacatttaaaacaaagccggggaggggggcggcaTTGTAGTGGGGGCCCCCCCTTTCCATGGGCGCTCCCCTCCGTGGCGCTGGCCACATGTCACCTCTTGGTGCGTGCTGCAtttaacaaaatatatatatatatgtgggggtgtatatatatatatatatttagggCGGCAGGGGGGCTCAGAACTCCCACTCAAGGGCCTCCTCACGGTTGGCAGCCCGCTCCAGGCGGTGGATGATGTTGTTGAGGTTGGCCATCTTCTCATGGCGCCGCTGGACGCTGGTGCTGagccgggggccgggggctggcgGCAGTGCCGGTGAGACCGGCCCGGCAGAGGATGGCCCCGGTGAGGCCGAGCCGGTGAGACCAGGCGAGGATGCTGCTGAGGGCGATGTTGGGGAGACCTCCAAACTGCAACGGGATGAGCCCGCAGAGGACTGGGAGCTGTCGGGGTGCGGTGGCGGTGGTGGTGCGGGTCCTCCGGCGGCAGCACCAGcacggccgccccgccgcggaAGGCTGCCGGCGCTGGGGGCAGCTGCatggggggctgccccccgcTCCTCCTGGGGAGGTCCGGTCCCCTCGGCCGCCCCGGCTGGGCTGCGTGAGTCCCGCCGGCGGCCCCAGCCAcctgcctccccctgctcctccttcaCCTTCACGGGCACCGCGGCACAGGGGTGCTCGCCCCCCCCAAACACAGGTTTACGGTCCTCGGTGTCTGAAtcggggctgtggggggcccGGCGCCCGGGGACGGCTGCCCCACCACTCTGCTCTGGGTCTGTGTCATTGTCCTGCGTGCCCTCCACCAGCATCTCCCGGCGCATCCGTGACCTGCCGGGACACAACCACAAAGGGTTGGTGACCATCACCCATCGCCCCGTGTTGCGGGCACCACATGTCTTGGACAAGCATCTTCAGCCAGAAAAATGTGATGACATTGCCTGAGACGTAAAACCCCACTTTGACAgccttcaaaacatttttttggaggaaaaactGCTGCTTGAGCACGGGGAACGGATTTTGCAACACCTTGGGCTGTTTCCAGCCAAACGGAGCCAGTTTTGCAAGTGTTTTCCACTACCtttgttgttgtggttgttGTTATTTAATATACAAAATTTTTCAAAGGTTTATTTTCGGGCATTTGTGTTTACCAAGAGCAGGAGGGGCTTTCCTAGAACCATGCAAGGGGAAAGGTCGTAGGTTTCAAACCCCCATTAGTCAATGCTTCACCAAAAAGCCTGACTTTTCAAGCTCTCCCCTGCACTCCCCACACGATGGCTTCACACAAGTAACTTCATCCAGCTCCCATAAATATTGACCATCTACTTCACGCTGCCCAGGGGGAcctggaggcagctggaggctcTGCAGCCTCGACACAAGCACTTACATGTCTTTTAATACTGGTTTATAtaggggagggggcacagcccaTCCCCTGGGCTGTTGACTCAGAGCAGGCAGCTCTTGGTGTGGCTCTGGGGAGGGTTCAGGAGCCATGCGTTCACCTGCAATGCTGCCTGAGGATGAagcctgtgctgctccctggggtcaggctgctgtggggatgGATGCTGTGCTTCAGAAGCCTCCATAAGGCCTTTCTCCACCCATCATAGAGCTCCTGCTGGGTGGCGAGTGGTGTCCTGCACCAGTGAGCAGGTGGACATGAGCATGGAAACCTCTTTAGATGCTCTGCGTTACTTGGTCAAGGTGGTCAACACCTCCTGACCAGCTGCCAGCCAAAGCACATGCAGTGTTTTGGCTGCATAGAAGCgcagaatcatttaggttggaaaagacctttaagatctgATCCAACCGTtaatccagcactgccaagtccatcactaaaccatgtccctgagcactgcaCCTATATGTTTTTGAACTCTCAGGGACGGTggctccaccacctcccagggCAGCCAGTTCTGATGCTtgaccaccttttcagtgacgaaatttttcctaattttctccaatctaaaccttccccagcacaacttgaggctgtttcctctcatcttgttgcttgttacttgggagactgtgcccacctgcctgcagcctctttcaggtagttgtagagagcgagAAGGTCCTCCCCGAgcctcctttctccaggctgaacacccccagtgccctcagctgctccccatcagccttgtgctccagccccccccaccagctttgctgccctcctctggacatgctccaggacctctacatccctcttgcaATCCCCCCCAGTTCTGCACCCGAGGACCTCCAGTGACCACATGTGGGTCTGCACCTCTCCATCTAGACAAagaggggctgggagagcaTGAAGAGGAACAGTGACACCACCTTGGTGGCACAGCACCACCAGAGGTCCGAAACCCAGGAGCATCCGTACCTGTAGTTGTGGAACCAGTTGATGACGGTGTTGGTCTTAAGGTTGAGCTGGAAGGAGAGCAGTTCAATGGTCTGCTGGGAGGGGTAGGGCTCCAGCTGGTAGGCTTTCTTCAGGGCTTCCTTCTCCTCTGGGGCCAGCACCACCCGTGGCTTCTTAATCTGGAGGAGGCTGAGGTCCTgcggctgcaggctggggctggcacacTCGGAGCGGGCGCTGGGGGATTCGCTGTCCGAGCCGGTGCTCATCAGCCCGTACCGACGTTTCAGGtaggctgcaggagaggagacCCAGCTGCGCGCCGCTCGCCCCCCAGCCCAAGGAGCACCCCCCTCGGCCAGCACGCCCACCCCGGTGGGGCTGCATCGCCCTGACCCTCACctttcttctccagcttcttcaTGTCACGCAGCTTCTCCACGTTGTGGGGGTCGTTGAGCCAGAGCTGCATGCGGACGAAGGGCTCCCTCCCCTTCAGGCTCAGCTTGTGCCACGGCTTGGGCCTGGAGAGGAGATCGGACACCGAGCCCTGCGTCAGGCCCAGGATGCTCTCCCCGAACAGCCGCTGGCCTGGCGGAGGAGAAGCAGAGGTGGTTAGAGTGGGGCAGAGCAGCGAGGCAGGCGCTACAGTCCCTCTGCAGAGTGGGTACACCCTGTTTCCCGGCCAGCATCCTCCCCAGCATCTTGGGATCGCCCCCCAGGCACCCGCAGTGAACCAAGGCGAGTCTGCGGCTATGGGAACTGGGGTGATGCATCTATGGAGCCTCACCAGCAGCTCACGAAAACCCAGGCGGAGACAGGGTCCGCACCTAAATTGTTGTCTGTCAAGACCTCCTTGACCTTCTTGGTGATGGAGTAGGTGTCCAGCTCGGGGGACATGGCAACGATCTCCTGGATGCCCACAGGTCCCTGGCTGTTGGGGTACGTCTTCCCACCCATCGCAGGCGTCGACCGGCTCTCGGGCTGCTGGTTTTCCTTGCTGCTCTCCAAGGCCAGGGTGAGGGGCTCCTGGCAGCCCTTCTCATGctcggcagggctggggggcggcgAGGGGGACGGCTGGGGCTCCACCGGGCTGGCTGCGCGACACCGGGGCAGAGGGGTCAGCGGGGACGGCAGGGATGGCGGGAGGGGACaacagcagggagctggcaggcgCAGGAAGGTTATCTCGGGGATGCCTGCCGCTCTGCCCTCTGGAGAGGGGGGATGCCAGCCAACTCTCTCTGGTGGCTACAGCAACATGGGAGGTGCCAGTGGAATaattaaagagagaaaacatcACTAATATAAAAAACCCAGCTACTACTTTATGCCAGGCACAAAGCCAAAGACTctgctgtggttttccttttttttttttttaaaaaaaaaaaatagatgactTTCAAAACCCATTTCTGACAAAATATTTGAGGATCTGTGTAACAGCCCTAAATTGCCACAGTGACCAACTAAGGGGGTTCAAAATGAGTTGGATGGATCAGAGGGGGATGAAAGGGGCTTCCCAGGATTGGGGTGCGGGTTGGGGTGCTGGCGGTGGCATGGGCAGATCTTCCCGGCGCTGGGGTGGGAAGCAGGAGAAACTCGCCCTGCACTGGGATGTGGGGGATGGATGCAGAAGCACCGGGGGCACTGATGGCACATGGGGACCACGGGGACGGCAGCGGAACTTACCCTGGGAGGGTGTTGGCTGCTGGCTGATGCCTTGGCCCAGCTGGTCGGTCAGCCAGAGCTGCATACGGATGAAAGGCTCCCGACCCTTCTGCGTCAGCTTGCTCCACGGCTTGGGCCGCGACAGCATGTCGCTCACGCTGCCCTGGGACAGCCCCAGCACCTATGCACCATGTAGGTGTCACCCGCTGGGGCCAGGGCATGTTGccctctgtgctgggctgctgcctgccctccgtCCCCATTTCAAGGGAGGGGAAGCAGGCTGCCACCCACTGCCATGCTCGTGGCCCCATGGTATGTCCAGACCCCCTGGCCCCAGCCATGGGTACTGTGACTCTGGTGGGTCCCTCTGGGATACCCAGTGGGCTGGGAGGATGGTCCCCACAGGGCTCTGCACTGGGGACAGGGTGTTCTTGGTGGGAAGTGCCATTAACCCAGTGGTGGTCATTGGGAGACCAACCGGGGTTGGGTCAGACCCTGAGGACTTGGCATCCTCCACGGGGAAACCCACCAGGGAGAGCGGGGACCCTGGAAAGAGCTGGTGGAGGCCACCAGTGTGCCCTGGGATCTGGGTTACAGAGCAGAGGGGACAGTGGACCCTCCTTCTCCAAGCTGTTACCTTCTCTCCAAAGATCCTCTGGCAGATGCCGTTCTTGGCCAACTTCTCCTTGACCTGCCGAGTCAGCTCCAGCGTGTCCACCTCCCTGTACATGTACATCTCATACTGCTCGGGTGTCAGTGGTGGCACGGTGGGCTTCAGGGTCCGTGGCACGTAGGTGGGGTAGTAGGAGAGACGAccaccagctgctggctctgcaccAGCTCCCTCCGTCTTCATCTCTGTCAGTCGGTGGGGTTCATCGTCTGCTGGTGGCAGCTCATCCTCGTTGGTGCCACCCTCGCTGGGCTCGCCCCGTGGCCAGCCCCGGCCGTTGGCCATGCTGGAGTAGctcgaggaggaggaggagagcgaAGGCGAGACAGAGGTGTAGGGTCGGCTGAGCAGGCTCCGCTCCGATGCCCAGTGCTGGTCGAAGTAGGAGCCAGCATCGCCGATCTCCGACTTCACCTTCCGGATGATGCTCTGGACAAAGGCAGCGGGTGAGAGTACGGCCAGGGGCGTCTGCGGGGGGCCAGGGCTGGTCCCGCTCCCCTCCTCCTGCTTGACATAGGTCGGAACGATGTTCTGGCTGACGGTGGCCAGCGTGGAGCGCTCGGCAGGCGATGTATCCCCGGGGCGCCCACTGCTCCCTGACTCCATCTCCAGCAGcgcctgctgctgtgcctgcatcTCCCGCCGTGCCTGCTCCAAGATGCTCTTGATGGCGTCCTCTGAGCTGCTGCCGCCTGTCCCGTTGGCCACTGTTTGCGATGCTGATGGTGTTTTGGGTTCCCCTGCAAAGAAAAGGGGTGAGGGGAGCCCTAAGGAGCAGCATGCACCGTTTTACCGTGTGGTCATAATTCaaaatgcaggagaaaagggATTTTATCCCGATCTGTTCTGGAGTGCTATCCATCAAGCAGGTGCAGATCAGAAGAACAAGCAGCACCcccaaagcaaaagctgcgccCCCCCCAGCTCAAAGCGAGCTGCCTTTTTGACGATTGCAAAGTAAATCCCATTACCAACAACGGCAATAGACAAAcatgtttgttttccctgaCTGTTTTTCCACCGTTCCTGTCTAATTTAATTCTCCAGGATTCTGCTTTCTCAGCAGACTACctgttttaatgtatttcatttcttGTAATTGACTGCGAGCGCAGCTGCTGTAATGATTCCTCATGCCAGATGGATCATGCATCCTCATTTAATCATctggtttggggcaggggggagaaaaaaggtaGATCCAAAGTTTCCAAAAGCCCAGATACAAATGCTGCTGCATGGGGAGTCTTCCATCCCTTACAGTATTTACCAACGATTCTTCCTACCATGCCTCAAACCTCCTCTGTGGCTTTCAGCAGGAGAAATGTCCCCCAAAAAGCTCATTTTGGCCCCGCCAGGGCTGCTCCATCCTGGGTGCCggctcccagccagccacagggtTAGCCCAGGGCCACCTTGGCCAGGACTGTGCCACgagtgctgggctgggcaggggctggctaACATTCCCTAGGGGATGCAGAGACCCCCGTGCCAGATGCTGTCAGTGTTGCGGGTGTTTCAGCATGCTGTGGGACCCACAGCCatgcagcacccagctgctggcaccctTCTGGGTGCTGCTCCCACAGGGGCAGAGCAAGGGCTTGGGCACCCCTGGAGCCACCCACATGCTGACACCTACCTCCCTTCTGTGACTCGATCTCCTTCTTTGCCTGCTCCAGGATGCTTTTGATGGCATCATCAGAGCCAGTCTCCGGCGTCCTGATCCGTGGCGTGATGCTACCTGATCAAAGAGGCAGAATAACAGCTTTGTCACCGGCTCTGGTTTTACAAGCTCCACTTGTACGTCAGGAAGTATTTACTGCTCCTCATGTTCAGTTATTTTAGGGATGCTGGTTTTAAGACAAATGTCATTCCCAATTAGTCACTAGTCAGTGCATGGGGAGCACTAGTAGCCTCGGCTGCCAGCTCTCGCCTCCGgcacagcatctcccagccacCTTGCTTGCCCCATCCAAAAGCACACACTCCCCACCGGCACAcagggtgctgagcagagaCATGGGCACGGGGACCACGTCCCCCATCCTCAGCACTGTGCCCTCTCGCCTGTGCAGGTGAAGGGTTAATGCTGGATCGGATCCAGGGAATAAATTGGAGCTGTCTGGGTTGAAATGCAAGCAGATGCATGGACCACGGACCTGCATCCCCCAGTCCTGTGCCACCATGGGGACCTGAGTGACCAGCCACAACTGCTGCCACCACTGGGACGGGGCCAGAAGCCACAGTCCCTGGAGTCAGGCTTTACCATCTCATGGTGGTGCCAACACTGCGCCGAGTTCCCACAGCATTaaaacttcattattttaacaaaatattcccGAGCACATTGATTCATACGCTATGAAACAGCCTAATGAATAATTAAATGGCACTTGTCAGAATAAACGAGTAAAGCACGTCCGGGGATGCAGCTTCCACAATGATGGGTTCTTGTTAATTGCTACCATTTGCCTGGGCTccatcccacccagcagccGATTCCGTCCCACCCTGCAGTGAGTGAGGGGACCACCAGGGACAATCCCTAAGTGTCACCGGTGACTCCATGCGCATCCCTGCCTCTCTTGCCAGCACATCACAGGCTGGCGAGCATCCCTGCCGCAGCAtggggcaccctggggtgctgccgGGGTGAAGCGGGGTGCATTGGGAGGGGATCCCACAGCACcgcctgcagcatcccagggcaGGACCCATGGGCTGGGGCCACCCCAACCACTCACCTCTCTGGCGCACCTGGATAGTCCTCAGGGCCAGCACGTTCTGCTCATCGGAGAGGAACTGCTTCATCTTGATGAACGGCTCCTTGCCCTTCACCGTCAGCTTGTGCCAGGGCTTGGGTCGGGCCAGGATCTCGCTGACAGAGCCCTGCGACAGCCCCAGCACGTAATGCCCGAAGACCCGCTGCCCGATGTTGTgcttcagcagctgctccttcaccTGGAAGGCGATTTCGGCTGTGTCCAGCTGCTCCTCCTcggcagagctgctggtgctgccctcGGATGGCTCGCCAGGCGGGCTGGTGGCACTGGCAGCCGGCGCGGTGCCAGGGTGCGTGGCACTGCCCTTGGCCCCGAAgaaggcagaggggaagggtgGCCCCACACTGGCATTCTCATTCTTGTAGGCAGGCAGTGGTGGGTGGGGGGCCTTGGGGTCTCCTGACAGCCGCTCGCCCCCTGGGAAGGGGGACAGTGAGAAAGTCTGGGGGCCATCAGGAGCCAGGCCGGGACCGGGAAGAGGtgggaggggagtgggggaggTGGGTTCGTCTGCCGGGGCATGTTGGGGGGATGGGTACGGCTGCTCCATGCCCAGCGAATCCTTCCCCGACTCGTCTTCGGAGTGATCCTCCTCTAGAGATGAATGAGAGAAAGGGAGACGCACTAGAGTCCCCCCAGCCGGCAGCTCCggcacagccccacagcaaaGCATCTCCTGCCTCCGTTTCCCCAGGTGGCTTCCCACCCCCTGTCCTCCCCCTGCCAGCTGCGGGCTCCTTCCCACCGCTGGGGCAGCATCCGACCCTGCTGCCCACATTCCCAGGGAGGCTCCTGATGGGACCAGGGATGCCGCAGGACCCGGGAACCCTACCAGTGctggccagcaggctgggctTCTCCAGCAGGTACTTCTGGGAAGGGTAGAAagcctccttccccagcagcagggcctCCTCTGCCTTCGATATGCTCTGCAAGGAGCCAAGCCGAGATGGGAAAGGGCGGCGGAGCCACTGGCGGCAGGGCTGGCACGCGTGCCACAGCCCGGCGAGCATGCCGGCACACGCCGCAGCACTTGCCTGGGGAAGGCTGCAGCTGGCGGAGGCCACCTTCATCGCCTTCAGGATGCTGGGAGGGAGACAAGGTGGGTGACTCGGCGGGCACGGCTTTTTGCTGCCATCAAGCCACCGAGCGTTACGGCTGCTGAAGTGTGCCGTGGGTGCTGACGGCACCCGGCCGGCCggggacaggcaggcagcaggcatgGATCAAGCCATACCTCAGCTCCGTTTTGATCTCCTCGTAGTCCGCCTGCGcctgcagcttctcctccagcttctGCGGAGCAGAGGGGGGGAGTCCTCGCAGCCG contains:
- the CUX2 gene encoding homeobox protein cut-like 2 isoform X3, translated to MHMDAHRCTQVHTHAHPKTAPLWSLYPSSSPVCALPQHPSRAPLSPTPLLLPKSSHPAFCPRLLHVRVSLDRRTLCGILYKRHISPDSTFFALNGCCQHKSLAETVTEPDCSASILINPAPVLEAARSLEDRLQQLQRLEPEPSPLKDLSRPWKKHPELVGTKEHREGTSPATGLAAVAEPPFSGVDGKALCTETLLQRNEAEKQKGLQEAQVTLAARLGEAEEKIKVLHAALKATQTELLELRCKYDEEAASKADEVAMIMTNLEKANQQDKVNYSMCSGSRLEAALAAKDREILRLLKDVQHLQSSLQELEESSANQIAELEGQLAAKNEAIEKLEEKLQAQADYEEIKTELSILKAMKVASASCSLPQASAAACAGMLAGLWHACQPCRQWLRRPFPSRLGSLQSISKAEEALLLGKEAFYPSQKYLLEKPSLLASTEEDHSEDESGKDSLGMEQPYPSPQHAPADEPTSPTPLPPLPGPGLAPDGPQTFSLSPFPGGERLSGDPKAPHPPLPAYKNENASVGPPFPSAFFGAKGSATHPGTAPAASATSPPGEPSEGSTSSSAEEEQLDTAEIAFQVKEQLLKHNIGQRVFGHYVLGLSQGSVSEILARPKPWHKLTVKGKEPFIKMKQFLSDEQNVLALRTIQVRQRGSITPRIRTPETGSDDAIKSILEQAKKEIESQKGGEPKTPSASQTVANGTGGSSSEDAIKSILEQARREMQAQQQALLEMESGSSGRPGDTSPAERSTLATVSQNIVPTYVKQEEGSGTSPGPPQTPLAVLSPAAFVQSIIRKVKSEIGDAGSYFDQHWASERSLLSRPYTSVSPSLSSSSSSYSSMANGRGWPRGEPSEGGTNEDELPPADDEPHRLTEMKTEGAGAEPAAGGRLSYYPTYVPRTLKPTVPPLTPEQYEMYMYREVDTLELTRQVKEKLAKNGICQRIFGEKVLGLSQGSVSDMLSRPKPWSKLTQKGREPFIRMQLWLTDQLGQGISQQPTPSQASPVEPQPSPSPPPSPAEHEKGCQEPLTLALESSKENQQPESRSTPAMGGKTYPNSQGPVGIQEIVAMSPELDTYSITKKVKEVLTDNNLGQRLFGESILGLTQGSVSDLLSRPKPWHKLSLKGREPFVRMQLWLNDPHNVEKLRDMKKLEKKAYLKRRYGLMSTGSDSESPSARSECASPSLQPQDLSLLQIKKPRVVLAPEEKEALKKAYQLEPYPSQQTIELLSFQLNLKTNTVINWFHNYRSRMRREMLVEGTQDNDTDPEQSGGAAVPGRRAPHSPDSDTEDRKPVFGGGEHPCAAVPVKVKEEQGEAGGWGRRRDSRSPAGAAEGTGPPQEERGAAPHAAAPSAGSLPRRGGRAGAAAGGPAPPPPPHPDSSQSSAGSSRCSLEVSPTSPSAASSPGLTGSASPGPSSAGPVSPALPPAPGPRLSTSVQRRHEKMANLNNIIHRLERAANREEALEWEF